ATAAGCTGCTGGTATCCCTGCAAATATCAAAAAGAAGGATACTGCTTAAAAACTCACGTTTGTCCACCATCAAAATACTGTACTGATTTTTGTCTGTTTTTTGAACCAATAGAAAGTATTAAAAGAAAAAAAGAGAAAGAAAAAGAAAACCTTTAGAAATTATTTTACCATATTCTCCACAAAGAAAGAATGCCAATAATTTTGAGATGTGAGCTCCGGATGAAATGTTGTAGCCAAGATATTTTTTTGCAAAACTGCAATTGGAGTTTCAAGCTCTGCTAAGACCTCAACACCCTCTGCTACCTCAACAATCCTCGGCGCTCTTATAAAAATGCACTCTGTGGCTATGTTGAATCTTGGGACAAAAACTTCTTTTTTGAAACTGTCAAGCTGGCTTCCATAGGCATTTCTTTCTATCACTATGTTAAGAACGGGAAGAACACCACTTCCCTGGTTTTTGATATTTTTAGAAAGCAAAATTGCACCGGCACATGTTCCCCAAACTGGCATACCTTCATATATTAAGTTTAAAATCTGATCTTTTAAGCCTGTTTCAATCAAAAATTTTCCAATTGTAGTACTTTCTCCCCCAGGCAAAATTAAACCATCAAGGTCTTTTAAATCCTCTTTTTTCTTGACAAGCTGAGGCTTTGCCCCAAGCTCTTCTATCTTTTTCACATGTTCTATAACTCCGCCTTGAAAAGCTAATACTCCTATTGTCTTCAATTTTTAATTCCCCCTGAGACTCAAAAGTTCATGCTCAGAAAGACTTCTCAAATCTATACCTTCCATCTCTTCGCCAAGGTCGTATGATATTTCTGCCAAGATTTTTGGGTCATTGTAATATGTTGTTGCCATCACAATTGCCCTTGCTCTTTTCTCAGGATTTTTGCTCTTGAAAATGCCAGAGCCGACAAATACGCCATCTGCACCAAGCTGCATCATCAAAGCTGCATCAGCTGGTGTTGCAATTCCACCCGCCGCAAAGTTGACAACAGGAAGACGTTTGAGCTCGGCTGTTTTTTTCAAAAGTTCATAGGACACTCCAAGTTCCTTTGCATATGCATAAAGCTCATCTCTATTTAGCGATGCAGCATAGCTAATTTGTTTATTTATTCTGCGAAGGTGTCTTACCGCCTCAACTACATTTCCTGTCCCAGCTTCACCTTTTGTTCTTATCATAGAAGCTCCCTCTTGAATTCTCCTCAGAGCTTCGCCTAAATCCCTTGCACCGCACACGAACGCAGCTTTGAACTTCCACTTATCAATGTGATGCTCCTCATCAGCAGGAGTTAAAACTTCACTTTCGTCAATATAATCTATACCAAGTGCTTCTAAAATCTGTGCTTCAACAAAGTGTCCAATTCTTACCTTTGCCATAACAGGTATTGAAACAGCACTTTTAATTTCCAATATTATTTTCGGGTCAGCCATTCTTGCTACTTTGCCTTCTTTGCGCAGATCTGCCGGAACTTTTTGAAGAGCCATAACAGCAACAGCACCTGCTTTTTCAGCAATCTCAGCCTCTTTTGGAGATGTCACATCCATGATGACACCGCCTTTTAGCATCTGCGCAAGGTTTTTGTTGAGCTCATATCTCTCATTTACAACCTCGCTCATAATTTAGCACCTCCGTATCGATATAATTTGTTGAAGTCTTTTGTCCACTTTATTATAATTAAAATAAACTGTGTGTAAAGACGGGATGAATGATGAGTGTATCGATACAGATTGACAAGAATTTAAAAAAGCCTCTTTACCTTCAGCTTTATGAAGATATAAAGCAAAAGATTTTGTCAGGTGAGATTAGTTATATGCAGAGGCTTCCGTCTGTGAGAAATCTTTGCAAGACGTTAAATGTGAATCTTTCAACTGTTACAAAGGCGCTGAGCAAGCTTGAAAATGAAGGCTATATCAAAGCAACCCCTGGAAGTGGTTATTACGTTGTATACAGTGAGTATCAAGATAAAATCATTTTTGAGGAAGAAAACCTTGTAGATGCTCAAGGTTATATCAATTTGGCTTCATCAAAGCTTCCATATAACCTATATCCTATCGAATGGTTCAAAGATTCTTTAAACTGCGCAATCGAAGAGTATTCACCACAGATTTTCGATTATATCGAACATTTTAAAAATCCTCTAAAGGAGTACTTGGTAGAGACATATCTTAAAAAGCTTGGGATTGTTACAAGCCCTCAAGAGCTCACAATTGTATCAGGTGCTCAGCAGGGAATTGAGATTACAACAAAAAGTTTTTTAAAGCCCGGCGATACAATATTTTTAGAAAATCCTTCGTATCTCGGTGCATACCATATATTTAGCAATATGCACCTGAACATTGTTAGTCTTGACATTGACCAGATGCTAAATATAGAAGATTACATTAAAAAGTTTTTACCAAAGGCCATATACATTATTCCTTTTTCGCAAAATCCAACCGGGATTTCATACAGCAAAGAGTACAAGGAGTATCTGTGTGAGATTTCACAAAAATATGACTTTTATATCATTGAAGATGATTTTTTAAGCGATATAGGGGTGGATGAAGGAATTTTACCAATCAAAGCATATGACAAACACGACAGGGTGTTTTACATAAAGAGCTTTTCAACCGTTACAATGCCTGCACTGAGAATTGGATTTGTTGTGGCACCAAGGCATCTTTCCGAAGAGGTTGCATACTACAAGTCAATGGCAGATATCTCAACATCGCTTTTGATACAGGTATCTTTTTATTATTTTTTGAAAAACTTCTTTGACAAGCACATAGAAAACTTGAAAGTATACATAAACCAAAGACAAAAGCTATTTTTAAGATTGGCAAAAGACCTGCAAATAGACGACAGACTATTTACTCAAGATGTTCAGGGAATATTTGTTTCTTTCTATCTTCCACCAACGATATCATCTGCTACTGTTTATAATAAACTTAAATCACAAAAGGTTTTAGTGCAGCCCCATACATGTTTTTATCACAAACCTGCCTCTACAAACTTTTTTAGAATAAGTTTTTTAGATTGCAGTGAAGATGAACTTCAAATAGCTATGCAGAAAATTCAAAAGGTTTTGAATTCAGCTTACCAAAAAGAGGAGGTATGAAAAGTGGAGTTTTGTACTGAAAAACTTAAAGATACTATCAGAAAAAATATGGAGCTTTTCATTAACATCAGAAGAGATTTAAATAGACTTGCCGAACTTTCGTATGAAGAATTTAAGACACAAAAATATATAACGGAAAGACTTTCAGAGTGGGGCATTGAAAACTTTCCAACAGCAAAAACAGGCGTGATTGGAATTATAAATAGGTCTGATGAGTGCATTGGAATAAGAAGTGACATGGATGCAATTTTAGTAGAAGGCCAGCCAAGACACTGCTGCGGTCATGACTTTCATATGGCAGTGGTACTGGGGACAGCAAAGGTTCTTGCTGATATGGGATTTGAAAGATGTGTCAAATTTATATTTCAGCCTGCTGAGGAAGGACCAGGAGGTGCAAAAAGAGTAATCCAAGAAGGCGGGCTTGAAAATCCAAAGGTGATAAAGCTATTGGGATTTCACGTATGGCCAGGTGTTGATGTTGGAACAATTGAGGTTTCAAGTGGAGCTATAATGGCAAGCGTGGATGATTTTGAGATTGAGTTTATTGGAAAAGGCGGTCATGCTGCAATGCCAGAAGTAACTAAAAATCCAATTTATCCTGCTGTTGATTTTATTCAAAGTGGCAACAACTTCTTCAGTGCATTCTCTAACAAACTATCTCCTTTTCACATTTCGTTTTCTTCAATAAACAGTGGAGAAACATTTAACGTCATTTCAGAAACATGTAAAATAAAAGGAACTGTAAGAACATTTGATAGCAATATGCAGGATTTTATCTGCAAAAACATAAAAAACCTTGCAAAATCTTCTGCACAAAAATATAATTGTCAGGTAAATATCAATTATCAATTCCAATATCCACCTTTAATAAATAACCAGCAAATTACAGAAGAATTCATTGATGTAGCAAAAAAACTTCTTGGTCCTGAAAATGTAAAAAAAGCAATCCCAAGCTTTACAGCGGAAGACTTTGCATTTTACTGTCAAAAAGTTCCTTCGGTTTATTTCAGGCTCGGTATAAAAGAAAAAAGCAAAGGAGAAAATCCTTTGCACTCACCATACTTTGATGCATCAGAAAACAGTATCTTTTACGGTATATTTCTTTTGGCAGGGTATTTACTTGCTATTTAAAAGAGCTAACAGGACTTTTTGTGCACGTGAGAACTTGTTGCTTCTGACATAAATGGCTATATACTTATTCTTGGTTTCAAACCCGTATTTTTTGAGCAATAAAACTTGGTCTGCTTGAAGACCATATAAATCTTTTGTTGATTTGTCTTTCTCTTTAACATAACATGTATCATCTACAAATTTATCCAGTTTATTTTTGCTCACAAAAGACTTTAAGGAGTAAAACGCTCCATTTTGGGCATAGTTTGTAAATAGTTTTTTGTCAAGAATATAAATATCTCCCTCGCCCGCAGCAAGCATTACCATAAGTTTTTGCATAAACGCAAACTCCTGCTCGGATTTAGGAGTGTTTCCTGTGTAAAGTATCTGATCAATGTAAACTTTATCACCAGATTTTTTCTCAAGCTCTGAAATCAGCTTTTGAGCGTTTTCATCACCAATGAAATTTCCAACAAGTACAATTCTAACTTTTTTGTTTATATCATCACTGCTGCTTGAACATCCTGCTAACGTAAATACAAGAAATATTGCCAAAGTAATAACTGCAGAGATTCTTACTAACTTACATGTTTGTTTCATCATACAAATCACCTCCATTGTACTGCAAATATTGGCGTTTTTCCAAATAAAAAGGGAAGGGTAAATATATTGCCCTTCCCTTATAATTTTACTCTATTTTTTCTTACTTTACAATCTTGGCATACATGAAGTAGTTAAATCCAAGTGGAGAAATATAGTAATTCTTTACATAGTCTCTCAGAAGATAAACTTTTGTATAGAAATAGATTGGAATTATTGCATGGTCTTGCATCAATATTTTTTCTGCTTGTATCATATACTGCATTCTTTGTTTAGCATCAATGGTCTTCTTAGCCTTATCTATTAGAGAATCATATTGCTTATTGCTCCAATTTGTGTTATTATTGCCACTATATGAGGTAAACAAATCTAAGAAAGTCATCGGATCGTTATAATCGCCAACCCATCCATCTCTTGCTACTATATAGTCTTTTTTCTGTCTTCTTTCAAGCAATACTTTCCATTCCATATTAGAAAGTTTAACATTTATTCCAAGTTGTTTCCACATATTTTGAATAGCTTCGGCAACTTTTTTATGTCCTTCATCAGTATTATAAATAATCTCAATATCTGGGAAATTCTTTCCGTTTGGATACCCTGCTTCAGCTAACAGTTTCTTTGCTTTTGCTAAATCAGCATTCACTGGTAAGTAATTACCTGCTTCACTTCTGAAATCTTTAGAAATTCCTTTAACACCATATGGAACAAAACCTGTTGCTGGCTTTTGTTCACCTTTTAGAAGAGCTACAATACGTGTCCTATCAATAGCAAGTGATAAAGCCTCTCTTACTCTCTTATCATTAAAAGGTGCTTTCTTGCAATTTACATCATAGTAGTATGTTCCTAATAAAGGTGCTATTTTAAGTTTTCCTTCTTTTTTAAGTCTTGGAATTTCTTCGGTTGGTATACCTTCGGCACCATCAACTTGCCCTGCAGTAAAAGCCATCAAATTAGCATTGTTATCAGATGATAATTTAAGCACCATCTTTTGTAAAGTAATTGACTTTGCATCCCAGTAATTGGTGTTCTTAGTAAGTTCAATATAAGAATTATGAACCCATTTTGTCATTTTAAATGGACCATTTCCAATATATGTCTTTGGATCTGTTTGCCATTTATCACCATACTTCTCAACAATATCTTTTCTTACTGGGAAGTATGTTGGGAAGTTTGTAAGATCAATAAAGTATGGTGTTGGTGCTTCCAATGTAACCCGTAAAGTTGTAGCATTTAAAGCTTTGACACCAACATCAGATGCTTTTGCTTTACCTTCATAGAATTTTTGACCATTTTTGATGTAGAAAAGCTGATAAGCATATTCTGAACCTGTTTTCGGATCTAATGCTCTTTTCCAAGCATACTCAAAATCGTATGCTGTAACAGGTTTACCGTCTGACCACTTTGCATTCTTTCTTATATAGAAAGTATAAGTAAGTCCATCCTTTGATACTG
The sequence above is drawn from the Caldicellulosiruptor bescii DSM 6725 genome and encodes:
- the pdxS gene encoding pyridoxal 5'-phosphate synthase lyase subunit PdxS, producing MSEVVNERYELNKNLAQMLKGGVIMDVTSPKEAEIAEKAGAVAVMALQKVPADLRKEGKVARMADPKIILEIKSAVSIPVMAKVRIGHFVEAQILEALGIDYIDESEVLTPADEEHHIDKWKFKAAFVCGARDLGEALRRIQEGASMIRTKGEAGTGNVVEAVRHLRRINKQISYAASLNRDELYAYAKELGVSYELLKKTAELKRLPVVNFAAGGIATPADAALMMQLGADGVFVGSGIFKSKNPEKRARAIVMATTYYNDPKILAEISYDLGEEMEGIDLRSLSEHELLSLRGN
- a CDS encoding peptide ABC transporter substrate-binding protein, producing the protein MKKRIVATFILVAFLVTGLFLGTNYKNATAASSKQVLTYINGAEPRYLDPALNTALDAANIIINVFEGLTRVDVKGRTVPGMAEKWTVSKDGLTYTFYIRKNAKWSDGKPVTAYDFEYAWKRALDPKTGSEYAYQLFYIKNGQKFYEGKAKASDVGVKALNATTLRVTLEAPTPYFIDLTNFPTYFPVRKDIVEKYGDKWQTDPKTYIGNGPFKMTKWVHNSYIELTKNTNYWDAKSITLQKMVLKLSSDNNANLMAFTAGQVDGAEGIPTEEIPRLKKEGKLKIAPLLGTYYYDVNCKKAPFNDKRVREALSLAIDRTRIVALLKGEQKPATGFVPYGVKGISKDFRSEAGNYLPVNADLAKAKKLLAEAGYPNGKNFPDIEIIYNTDEGHKKVAEAIQNMWKQLGINVKLSNMEWKVLLERRQKKDYIVARDGWVGDYNDPMTFLDLFTSYSGNNNTNWSNKQYDSLIDKAKKTIDAKQRMQYMIQAEKILMQDHAIIPIYFYTKVYLLRDYVKNYYISPLGFNYFMYAKIVK
- a CDS encoding aminotransferase-like domain-containing protein — its product is MSVSIQIDKNLKKPLYLQLYEDIKQKILSGEISYMQRLPSVRNLCKTLNVNLSTVTKALSKLENEGYIKATPGSGYYVVYSEYQDKIIFEEENLVDAQGYINLASSKLPYNLYPIEWFKDSLNCAIEEYSPQIFDYIEHFKNPLKEYLVETYLKKLGIVTSPQELTIVSGAQQGIEITTKSFLKPGDTIFLENPSYLGAYHIFSNMHLNIVSLDIDQMLNIEDYIKKFLPKAIYIIPFSQNPTGISYSKEYKEYLCEISQKYDFYIIEDDFLSDIGVDEGILPIKAYDKHDRVFYIKSFSTVTMPALRIGFVVAPRHLSEEVAYYKSMADISTSLLIQVSFYYFLKNFFDKHIENLKVYINQRQKLFLRLAKDLQIDDRLFTQDVQGIFVSFYLPPTISSATVYNKLKSQKVLVQPHTCFYHKPASTNFFRISFLDCSEDELQIAMQKIQKVLNSAYQKEEV
- a CDS encoding type 2 periplasmic-binding domain-containing protein, whose translation is MMKQTCKLVRISAVITLAIFLVFTLAGCSSSSDDINKKVRIVLVGNFIGDENAQKLISELEKKSGDKVYIDQILYTGNTPKSEQEFAFMQKLMVMLAAGEGDIYILDKKLFTNYAQNGAFYSLKSFVSKNKLDKFVDDTCYVKEKDKSTKDLYGLQADQVLLLKKYGFETKNKYIAIYVRSNKFSRAQKVLLALLNSK
- a CDS encoding M20 family metallopeptidase translates to MEFCTEKLKDTIRKNMELFINIRRDLNRLAELSYEEFKTQKYITERLSEWGIENFPTAKTGVIGIINRSDECIGIRSDMDAILVEGQPRHCCGHDFHMAVVLGTAKVLADMGFERCVKFIFQPAEEGPGGAKRVIQEGGLENPKVIKLLGFHVWPGVDVGTIEVSSGAIMASVDDFEIEFIGKGGHAAMPEVTKNPIYPAVDFIQSGNNFFSAFSNKLSPFHISFSSINSGETFNVISETCKIKGTVRTFDSNMQDFICKNIKNLAKSSAQKYNCQVNINYQFQYPPLINNQQITEEFIDVAKKLLGPENVKKAIPSFTAEDFAFYCQKVPSVYFRLGIKEKSKGENPLHSPYFDASENSIFYGIFLLAGYLLAI
- the pdxT gene encoding pyridoxal 5'-phosphate synthase glutaminase subunit PdxT, translated to MKTIGVLAFQGGVIEHVKKIEELGAKPQLVKKKEDLKDLDGLILPGGESTTIGKFLIETGLKDQILNLIYEGMPVWGTCAGAILLSKNIKNQGSGVLPVLNIVIERNAYGSQLDSFKKEVFVPRFNIATECIFIRAPRIVEVAEGVEVLAELETPIAVLQKNILATTFHPELTSQNYWHSFFVENMVK